The Synergistaceae bacterium region CTTTCGAGATACTCTCCTGTCCTTGTATCAACGAGAACCATTTCTCCGTTTTCTACAAAGAAGGGAACTGTAATATTAAGGCCGGTCGACGTCGTAGCAGGTTTGCCGCCGCCGGAGGCCGTATCACCTTTAAATCCGGGCGGGGTGTCTGTTATCTTCATAGGGACGGAGTTAGGGAGTTCTATTCCCATTACCCTGCCCTCGTACATGTCAAAGCTTACTTCAAGGTCATCTACAAGATACTTTGCGGCATCGCCCAGGACATCCTCTGAAAGATATACCTGATCGTAGGACTCCATATCCATAAATACATATCTGTCCCCATCTTTATATTGATACTGGGCCGGTTTCTCGTCAAAAACGATCCTCTCAAAGCGCTCCCCTGATTTGAATGACTGGTCGACCCCTGCACCTGTCTCAAGGTTGCGAAGCTTGCCTCTTACGATCGCACCTCCCCGTCCCATCTTATGATGTGAACATTCCAGAATGACCCACATCCCGCCTTCCCATTTTATCTTCAGTCCGGGACGGAAATCACTCGTATCTACCATTTGTGCCATGAAAAAACCTCCCTGCGCCGATTAGCGGGGATATTACCCCACAAAACTAAACCCATAAACATGCCGCATAATCATAGCATAAAGAGCGTGATTTTGTCTTTCCTGACTCATTGTTTTTTTGTACAAATGCAAATCGCCTGATAAGTTCCGTCTTCTCTTTGCAGCACAGCAAAATTTCTGACAAGCGTTATGTGGTCGTCAGGCAGATCATTCAGTGCAACAGACGCACGCAGCTGAAAATATTTTACACCGTATATGTCCTGACTTAACACTCCATCAGCAGAAGCTATCATCAATGGCCCGGTAAAAGGGACCCCGAGCTTATCCATGGAAGAAGCAACGCTATCGCTGTAATTCTGATCTATAATACTGACATTGATATCCGCAAGCGGATTTGATTTTTTCAAAATTGTAAGCATGTCTGACGGCAACGGGATATATGGGTCGCTGCGCGGAGCCGCCCCCGTTTCGAATTCCGACGCCGAAAAAAGGCTGCCGCTGTTCAGATTGCCGGTGAACCATGCTTCGGCCAATGCAGACGCCTGCGATGCTATATTATCCCGTCTCAGTATGGTCGTCTGCCAATTGTGTTCCGCCGCAGTGCTGTTTGCCACGGAGAGGATGAGCGCAGCGCAGGTGCACGCCGCAAAAACCCATAAAATGACAGTAATAAAAATTACTCCGTTATGCCTTTTCCGCTCAGTATATTTTCGCCGATGCAATTTGGCAGCCTCCATGTTATAGCCGAAGCGTAAAGCTGATATTCAGAAGGATCCTCCACCCATGGCCGCAAATATTCTTCGGGCCAGCTCTCACTTCCTATTATCTTCGGCGGAGTATCATAAACCGCGTTGCCCCTTGACAGGATATAGACCGTTACCTCCCTTTTAGCCATATCAACGTCAAAGCGCATGTCGCTGATACCTTCGATACGGGGCTGTTCACCGCTTGTGCGGTAGTCCGAAGTATATAGGCAGCCATCACGGCAGAATATCTTCATCGCTCTGAACAGATGCGTTCTGTCACCCTTTGGAATATAAAAACTGGATACGGAATAGCTTTTGACCTTCAATGATGATCCTTCGATTCTTATAACTGAAAGAGGCGCGGATGGCGGGATCGTCCCGCCAAAAATTATCCAGTTCTTGATATTCTTTGGTTTTGATGAGCCTGGCGAGACTGATATTATTTCACTTTCTTCCGGCTTCCTGGATAACGGGATCGTACCGGTCGGACTGTTGCATTTAAAAACAGATGACGTCTTAGTTGTTCCCGTCTGGGCATAGGCAATGCGAAGCTCGCTGTTTGGATAGATCCGGGAGACCGAACCTATAGGGCCATCCCATGAGAATGGCTCCGTGAGCTGATCTGCAAATGCTGCTTTATATTTCTGCCCATCCACAGGCAGACCGTATCCGCAATAAAAGATCGGGGCCTTTAAAAGCGCCGCCGCCCTTGCGGTCCTGGCAGAGGCGGTCCTGTAGTCTAAATAAAGAGGGACTCCCTCTGAAGCTGTCTTCAGCGTGGTCAGCATAGACGGAGCCATTAAGGCGAAGAGCAGCAACGCTACGCACATCGCAACGAGGAGAAACCCTCGCCTCCCGCTACTGCGCCGCCGGCCAGATGACAAGGGATTCCTTCCTTCCCGTAAATCCGTCTCGAAAAATTCGCAGGATAATTGTCCCGCCCTCCGATCGAACGGGGCCAATTTCGCACCCGCTGCCCGAGACGGAGATATCTGACACATTACTGCCCGCAGCCAGATCCGCCAGGACTTTTTCTTTGACCCGTTCCATAATAAGATTGTCATTTGAATCCCCGACAACTGCTGCTGCGGTATATAAAACAGACGCTACCGCGGCAATTGTGATAAAGGCAATGGAACAGGCCGCTATAGTTTCTGTCAGCATTGCACCGGTGTGCGCCTTC contains the following coding sequences:
- the efp gene encoding elongation factor P; the protein is MAQMVDTSDFRPGLKIKWEGGMWVILECSHHKMGRGGAIVRGKLRNLETGAGVDQSFKSGERFERIVFDEKPAQYQYKDGDRYVFMDMESYDQVYLSEDVLGDAAKYLVDDLEVSFDMYEGRVMGIELPNSVPMKITDTPPGFKGDTASGGGKPATTSTGLNITVPFFVENGEMVLVDTRTGEYLERAKK